In Kineococcus endophyticus, the following proteins share a genomic window:
- a CDS encoding putative bifunctional diguanylate cyclase/phosphodiesterase, translated as MLSVLLLAALAQVPLALTGGGAWPTVRFALALVAVTATWRVLVWRARRATAEGLVWRLFSWGCFLYGVGAVSTAAVAAVPGLQPYTDVPNAVCAALTFPLAYRALVRWSRRSAGVDPDDLLNGVSAVLVVAALVGVGVALRAGDGVDSGLLGSASWREQLLVLQDACVFILLGAALTAAFTARLHRDVRIWLVFAAYCLAGAGGVAALVDGGTRPTWALPLWAAGLVALAAAAVLEARFEPTQTSDPVKSTVGSFVVVAAGLAVATVVLLAGAPRGLALCALLGVLGSSVRLLVNLFELAQLAVSRREALTDDLTGIANRRALVRHLDEVLAHRAATTEGPTAGVQVLVFDLDHFKEVNDSLGHGAGDGLLQMLTQRIAPELPASAVFARLGGDEFVVVSDDGVPGDRVLAVLDGAQREPFPVGGVSVHADLSVGRATWEASPAASGPVVDATVLLRRADTAMYDAKRTGRAVGGSVVTYDPDRHGDTHGLLSTVAELRHGIAAGQLRVHFQPQLHSGDGTLSGVEALVRWQHPVRGLLAPGEFLDVAESHGLMDAVTQEVLRQSVAQQAAWRRRGLVVRMSVNLSAGTLLDASLPETVAALLARHDVPATSLVLEVTETALLREPERSLAVVEALGALGVQGSIDDFGTGYSSLTQLRQLPVSELKLDRSFTADLLSDPRAAAIVAHTVGLAHALQLRVVAEGVEDEETLAALTGLGCDETQGFLHARPLPAPEFEAWCAAREGAVPGPRSPVSAG; from the coding sequence GTGCTGTCGGTGCTCCTCCTCGCGGCGCTGGCGCAGGTCCCGCTCGCCCTCACCGGTGGCGGCGCGTGGCCGACGGTGCGGTTCGCGTTGGCGCTGGTCGCCGTCACGGCGACCTGGCGGGTCCTGGTGTGGCGGGCCCGGCGGGCCACGGCCGAAGGCCTCGTGTGGCGGCTGTTCAGCTGGGGCTGCTTCCTCTACGGCGTCGGCGCCGTGTCCACGGCCGCCGTCGCCGCGGTCCCCGGCCTGCAGCCGTACACCGACGTCCCGAACGCCGTCTGCGCGGCGCTCACGTTCCCCCTGGCCTACCGCGCGCTCGTCCGCTGGAGCCGGCGCAGCGCCGGCGTCGACCCCGACGACCTCCTCAACGGCGTCAGCGCCGTCCTCGTCGTCGCCGCCCTCGTGGGTGTCGGAGTGGCGCTGCGCGCCGGCGACGGGGTGGACTCGGGACTGCTGGGGTCCGCGTCCTGGCGCGAGCAGCTCCTCGTCCTGCAGGACGCGTGCGTGTTCATCCTGCTCGGCGCCGCCCTGACGGCGGCCTTCACCGCACGGCTGCACCGCGACGTGCGGATCTGGCTCGTCTTCGCCGCCTACTGCCTCGCAGGGGCCGGCGGGGTCGCCGCGCTCGTGGACGGTGGCACGCGCCCCACGTGGGCGCTCCCCCTGTGGGCCGCGGGGTTGGTCGCGCTGGCCGCCGCCGCCGTCCTCGAGGCGCGCTTCGAACCCACCCAGACCTCCGACCCCGTGAAGTCGACCGTGGGGTCCTTCGTCGTCGTCGCGGCCGGGCTCGCCGTCGCGACGGTGGTCCTGCTCGCGGGCGCTCCCCGCGGGCTGGCCCTCTGCGCGCTGCTGGGGGTCCTCGGCTCGAGCGTCCGCCTGCTGGTCAACCTCTTCGAACTCGCGCAGCTGGCCGTCAGCCGGCGCGAGGCCCTCACCGACGACCTCACGGGGATCGCCAACCGCCGCGCGCTCGTGCGCCACCTCGACGAGGTGCTCGCCCACCGGGCCGCCACGACCGAGGGGCCGACCGCGGGCGTGCAGGTCCTCGTCTTCGACCTCGACCACTTCAAGGAGGTCAACGACAGCCTCGGTCACGGGGCCGGGGACGGGCTGCTGCAGATGCTCACCCAACGGATAGCGCCGGAGCTGCCGGCGTCGGCCGTCTTCGCGCGGCTCGGCGGTGACGAGTTCGTCGTCGTCAGCGACGACGGCGTCCCCGGCGACCGCGTCCTGGCCGTCCTCGACGGGGCACAGCGCGAACCCTTCCCGGTCGGTGGCGTGAGCGTCCACGCCGACCTCAGCGTGGGGCGCGCGACGTGGGAGGCGTCCCCCGCGGCTTCCGGACCCGTCGTCGACGCCACCGTGCTCCTGCGGCGCGCGGACACGGCCATGTACGACGCCAAGCGCACGGGCCGGGCGGTGGGCGGGTCCGTCGTGACCTACGACCCCGACCGCCACGGCGACACCCACGGGTTGCTCTCGACGGTCGCCGAGCTGCGGCACGGCATCGCGGCGGGTCAGCTGCGCGTCCACTTCCAGCCGCAGCTGCACAGCGGCGACGGGACGCTGTCGGGGGTCGAGGCGCTGGTCCGGTGGCAGCACCCCGTCCGCGGGCTGCTGGCCCCGGGGGAGTTCCTCGACGTCGCCGAGAGCCACGGGCTCATGGACGCGGTGACCCAGGAGGTCCTGCGGCAGAGCGTGGCGCAGCAGGCGGCCTGGCGCCGGCGCGGCCTGGTCGTCCGCATGTCGGTGAACCTCTCCGCCGGAACGCTGCTCGACGCCTCGCTCCCCGAGACGGTCGCGGCGCTGCTGGCCCGCCACGACGTCCCGGCGACGTCCCTCGTCCTGGAGGTCACCGAGACGGCGCTGCTGCGCGAACCCGAGCGGAGCCTCGCCGTCGTGGAGGCGCTGGGGGCGCTCGGCGTGCAGGGCAGCATCGACGACTTCGGCACCGGCTACTCCTCGCTCACCCAGCTGCGGCAGCTGCCCGTCAGCGAGCTCAAGCTCGACCGCTCCTTCACGGCCGACCTGCTGTCGGACCCGCGGGCGGCGGCGATCGTCGCCCACACCGTCGGCCTGGCCCACGCGTTGCAGCTGCGCGTCGTGGCCGAGGGCGTCGAGGACGAGGAGACCCTCGCGGCGCTCACGGGCCTGGGGTGCGACGAGACGCAGGGGTTCCTGCACGCGCGGCCGCTGCCGGCGCCGGAGTTCGAGGCCTGGTGCGCGGCGCGCGAGGGGGCGGTCCCCGGTCCACGGAGCCCGGTGTCCGCGGGGTGA
- a CDS encoding APC family permease: MSVPAPRSRPDRTAPDSSDLGGFGYRQQLRRNVGPFASFAAGFSFVSILTTVFQLFGLGFGFGGAGFFWTWPTVFAGQLLVALCFAELAARYPISGAVFQWSSRLAGTDVGWFTGWVMVVGQVLTVATAAIALQTVLPSIWSGFQLVGGAGADSAPTTATGAQNAVVLGLLLLVVTTAVNAIGVRLMAVITSAGVVVEIIGVVALVVALFSHAERSPGVVMTSTGAGEGNYLGLWLASSLMAAYVMVGFDSAGELSEETRAPRATTPRTILRALVLSGVGGALLLVGGVIAAPSLTDGSLASGGLAGVLTARLGDVGGRLLLACVAVAVVVCTLAVQTSGSRMVYSMARERAFPFASLFGRVSVRTGTPIGAAVLVGVGAAIALAVNWDQSAVFTALTSLCIALLYLAYLGVTLPLLVRRLRGELPSGTDEFGRPLFSLSRWGVPVNVLAVVYQTVMVVNLAWPRASVYDLAGGTWWLQWSALLFIAGTVLVGVVVHRRNRVRHGGPIVLGRLQVSAPAESDRVEEPA; encoded by the coding sequence ATGTCCGTTCCCGCACCCCGTTCCCGGCCCGACCGGACCGCCCCCGACAGCAGCGACCTCGGTGGGTTCGGGTACCGCCAGCAGCTGCGCCGCAACGTCGGTCCGTTCGCCTCGTTCGCCGCCGGGTTCTCGTTCGTCTCGATCCTCACGACGGTGTTCCAGCTCTTCGGCCTGGGCTTCGGCTTCGGTGGTGCCGGGTTCTTCTGGACCTGGCCCACCGTCTTCGCCGGCCAGCTGCTCGTCGCGCTCTGCTTCGCCGAACTGGCCGCCCGGTACCCCATCTCGGGGGCGGTGTTCCAGTGGTCCAGCCGCCTCGCGGGCACCGACGTCGGCTGGTTCACCGGGTGGGTCATGGTCGTCGGCCAAGTCCTCACCGTCGCCACCGCCGCCATCGCGCTGCAGACCGTGCTGCCGTCGATCTGGTCGGGTTTCCAGCTGGTCGGCGGGGCCGGGGCGGACTCCGCGCCGACCACCGCCACGGGAGCGCAGAACGCCGTCGTCCTCGGGCTGCTGCTCCTGGTCGTGACGACCGCGGTGAACGCGATCGGGGTCCGGCTCATGGCCGTCATCACCTCCGCGGGTGTCGTGGTCGAGATCATCGGCGTGGTCGCCCTCGTCGTGGCGCTGTTCAGCCACGCCGAACGCAGCCCGGGCGTCGTGATGACCAGCACCGGTGCGGGGGAGGGGAACTACCTCGGGCTGTGGCTCGCGAGCTCGCTCATGGCGGCCTACGTCATGGTGGGGTTCGACTCCGCCGGGGAACTGTCGGAGGAGACCCGCGCGCCCCGCGCGACGACGCCCCGCACGATCCTGCGCGCCCTCGTCCTCTCGGGCGTCGGTGGGGCGCTCCTGCTCGTCGGCGGTGTCATCGCGGCGCCCAGCCTCACGGACGGATCGCTGGCCTCCGGCGGGCTCGCCGGTGTGCTCACCGCCCGCCTCGGCGACGTCGGGGGCCGGTTGCTCCTGGCCTGCGTGGCCGTCGCCGTCGTCGTCTGCACCCTGGCGGTCCAGACGTCGGGGTCGCGGATGGTCTACTCGATGGCCCGCGAGCGCGCGTTCCCCTTCGCCTCCCTCTTCGGCCGGGTCTCGGTGCGCACCGGAACACCCATCGGCGCGGCCGTCCTCGTCGGGGTGGGTGCCGCGATCGCCCTCGCCGTGAACTGGGACCAGAGCGCCGTGTTCACCGCGCTCACCAGCCTGTGCATCGCCCTGCTGTACCTGGCCTACCTCGGGGTCACGCTGCCGCTGCTGGTCCGTCGCCTGCGCGGCGAACTCCCGTCGGGCACCGACGAGTTCGGCCGTCCGCTCTTCTCCCTGAGTCGCTGGGGCGTTCCCGTCAACGTCCTCGCCGTCGTCTACCAGACCGTCATGGTCGTCAACCTCGCCTGGCCCCGCGCCAGCGTCTACGACCTCGCCGGCGGCACGTGGTGGCTGCAGTGGAGCGCACTGCTGTTCATCGCGGGGACCGTCCTCGTCGGGGTGGTCGTGCACCGCCGCAACCGCGTCCGCCACGGCGGTCCGATCGTCCTGGGCCGGCTGCAGGTCAGCGCGCCCGCCGAGTCCGACCGGGTGGAGGAACCCGCATGA
- a CDS encoding urea amidolyase associated protein UAAP1 — MTSSHDGRNTATVLAARDDARAQDGVRAEWMPYLPASSSPHAPADVDPALLTWAETVAPGGYTSRVVARGTRLRFSDVTGDACAHVLLFSAVAPWERLNVADTQKIPWQAYLGEGHPLLSGDGRVLATVVADSSGRHDAFCGTTSDAWNVHRYGDAAPEGPSPSGRGLFTLAAAKQGLEPRDLPPSVSFFQGVRVEADGGFHWLGSAGPAEVDLLAELPLVVLVANTAHPLDPRPEFTVGPLRIHAWRSTPTSTADDRATRTPELRRAYLNTLDHAEARGL, encoded by the coding sequence ATGACCAGCAGTCACGACGGGCGGAACACGGCGACCGTCCTCGCCGCCCGCGACGACGCCCGTGCGCAGGACGGGGTCCGCGCGGAGTGGATGCCGTACCTGCCCGCGTCGAGTTCCCCGCACGCCCCCGCCGACGTCGACCCCGCGCTGCTCACCTGGGCCGAGACGGTCGCGCCCGGCGGCTACACGTCCAGGGTCGTCGCCCGCGGGACCCGGCTGCGGTTCTCCGACGTGACGGGCGACGCGTGCGCGCACGTCCTGCTGTTCTCGGCCGTGGCCCCGTGGGAGCGGCTGAACGTCGCGGACACCCAGAAGATCCCGTGGCAGGCGTACCTCGGGGAGGGGCACCCCCTGCTCTCGGGCGACGGACGCGTGCTGGCCACGGTCGTCGCCGACTCCTCGGGCCGGCACGACGCGTTCTGCGGGACGACGTCCGACGCGTGGAACGTGCACCGCTACGGCGACGCGGCCCCGGAGGGGCCGAGCCCGTCGGGCCGGGGCCTGTTCACGCTGGCGGCCGCCAAGCAGGGTCTGGAACCCCGGGACCTCCCGCCGAGCGTGAGCTTCTTCCAGGGCGTGCGCGTCGAGGCGGACGGGGGTTTCCACTGGCTCGGGTCCGCCGGCCCCGCCGAGGTGGACCTTCTCGCCGAACTCCCGCTCGTCGTCCTCGTCGCGAACACCGCGCACCCCCTCGACCCCCGTCCGGAGTTCACCGTCGGGCCGCTGCGGATCCACGCGTGGCGCTCGACCCCGACATCCACCGCCGACGACCGCGCCACCCGCACCCCCGAACTGCGCCGTGCCTACCTGAACACCCTCGACCACGCGGAGGCCCGAGGCCTGTGA
- a CDS encoding peptide MFS transporter, which yields MTTAREIEGSTATATPSSPRALVTLAGVEMWERFSYYGLQVILAYYLYYSLTDGGLGLPTATALGVTGSYGGIVYLSQILGGWVADRVLAARTTVLVAGSAILLGHVVLATVRSGWGLAAGLGLIVIGTGGLKVNATAMVGDLYRDDQDRRDAGFSFYYMGISLGGTLGPLLTGVLQDRIGFHVAFAAAAVGMAIGLAQYVAGWNSLPASTRVVPNPLQAGQGRTALAVVVAAVAVVAVAWTTGLLTLDRLGVVTTALVVLASVGYFTLLLTSRTVTPAEHRDVVAYLPVFGASLLFWTMFFQLFTTFSLYADTRLDLDVLGVSIPPATVVAAQGFLTIVLSPLLGVLWLRRRGPALRSLTKMSFGLVALALGYAVFLLGSGTTGTANPLWMAAFGFAMFSIAESLVPAVAMSATTAAAPKSYGAQTLSLYFLTMAGGSSLSGLLAQLYSAEREVSFFALSALATAVLTVGLLLLSRRLSTARTAV from the coding sequence GTGACCACAGCTCGAGAGATCGAAGGCAGCACCGCGACCGCCACCCCGTCCTCACCGCGCGCGCTGGTCACCCTCGCCGGGGTGGAGATGTGGGAACGCTTCAGCTACTACGGGCTGCAGGTCATCCTGGCCTACTACCTCTACTACTCGCTGACCGACGGCGGGCTCGGCCTGCCCACCGCCACGGCGCTGGGCGTGACGGGTTCCTACGGCGGGATCGTCTACCTCTCGCAGATCCTCGGCGGCTGGGTCGCCGACCGGGTGCTCGCGGCCCGGACCACCGTCCTCGTCGCGGGCAGCGCCATCCTCCTCGGTCACGTCGTCCTCGCCACCGTCCGGTCGGGGTGGGGCCTGGCCGCCGGGCTCGGGCTGATCGTCATCGGCACGGGCGGGTTGAAGGTCAACGCCACCGCGATGGTCGGCGACCTCTACCGGGACGACCAGGACCGCCGGGACGCGGGTTTTTCGTTCTACTACATGGGCATCAGCCTCGGCGGGACGCTCGGACCGCTGCTGACCGGGGTGCTCCAGGACCGGATCGGCTTCCACGTCGCCTTCGCCGCGGCCGCCGTGGGCATGGCGATCGGTCTGGCGCAGTACGTCGCGGGCTGGAACTCCCTGCCCGCCTCGACCCGGGTCGTCCCGAACCCCCTGCAGGCCGGTCAGGGGCGCACGGCGCTCGCCGTCGTCGTGGCCGCGGTCGCCGTGGTCGCCGTGGCCTGGACGACCGGCCTGCTCACCCTGGACCGCCTCGGCGTCGTCACCACCGCGCTCGTGGTGCTGGCCAGCGTGGGGTACTTCACCCTCCTGCTGACCTCGCGGACGGTGACCCCGGCAGAGCACCGCGACGTCGTCGCCTACCTGCCGGTGTTCGGGGCCTCGTTGCTCTTCTGGACGATGTTCTTCCAGCTGTTCACCACGTTCTCGCTCTACGCGGACACCCGGCTGGACCTCGACGTCCTGGGGGTGTCGATCCCCCCGGCGACCGTCGTCGCCGCGCAGGGCTTCCTCACCATCGTGCTGTCGCCGCTGCTGGGAGTGCTGTGGCTGCGCCGTCGCGGCCCAGCGCTGCGGTCCCTCACCAAGATGAGCTTCGGCCTCGTGGCGCTCGCCCTCGGCTACGCGGTCTTCCTGCTGGGCAGCGGGACCACCGGCACGGCGAACCCGCTGTGGATGGCGGCCTTCGGGTTCGCCATGTTCTCGATCGCCGAGTCCCTCGTCCCCGCCGTGGCCATGTCGGCGACGACCGCCGCGGCCCCGAAGAGCTACGGGGCGCAGACGCTGTCCCTGTACTTCCTCACGATGGCCGGGGGTTCGTCGCTGTCGGGTCTGCTGGCCCAGCTCTACTCGGCCGAGCGCGAGGTGTCGTTCTTCGCCCTCTCGGCCCTGGCGACGGCGGTCCTCACCGTGGGACTCCTGCTGCTGAGCCGCCGGCTGTCGACCGCGCGCACCGCCGTCTGA
- the uca gene encoding urea carboxylase, whose protein sequence is MTFDTLLVANRGEIARRVLRSARELGLRTVAVYSDADRAAPHVREADTAVRLGPAPARESYLRTDALLEAALATGAGAVHPGYGFLSENVEFARACEAAGIAFVGPTPEQITAFGSKHTARELAARADVPLLAGTGLLASADEAVAAAEAVGLPVMLKATGGGGGIGMQACATVAEVREAYDRVVRLASANFGSAGVFLERLVRPARHVEVQVFGDGRGGVAVIGDRDCSLQRRNQKVVEEAPAPALPDHVRRRIAGTAADLMASVRYRSAGTVEFVYDPLREEAAFLEVNTRLQVEHPVTELAYGVDLVELMLRLARDGADDPVVRDALDRDWRASGVAVEARVYAEDPAKQDAPCPGLVTNAQFPQLSGVRVDGWVETGTEVTPFYDPLLAKVIASAPGRDAALDLLGEALTASRVDGVVTNLGLLRSLVADLPLRSATHSTSTLDVGPSVGIDAGRDPDPRIDVLAPGAMTTVQDLPGRLGYWQVGVPPSGPMDPLSLREANLAVGNPPTAPGLEITATGPTLQFSTEAVVCVTGAPATVTVDGVEVPQWEPVEVPAGGVLAIGTATGPGLRLALAVRGGIDVPLYLGSASTFTLGGFGGHGGRALQAGDVLRPGAPEGEGFSTIPGPVPVERRPEYTHDWLVAVTEGPHGAPDFFTRADLDEFYATDYEVHLNSARTGVRLDGPRPRWARTDGGEAGLHPSNIHDTPYAVGAVDFTGDTPILLGPDGPSLGGFVCPAVVTSGDLWKLGQLRPGDRVRFVPVREEVAAAPRLRRADLATSSVGDGDDGVLARVPATATRPAATYRRDGDDNLLVEFGDMVLELGLRMRVHALMRALEEHRPAGILDITPGIRSLQVHTDASVLRASRLVGLLRELDDALPPTSDLVVPSRRVRLPLSWDDPATHLAIERYMAGVRDDAPWTPSNIEFIRRVNGLASVDDVFRTVFDASYLVLGLGDVYLGAPVATPLDPRHRLVTTKYNPARTWTAENSVGIGGAYLCIYGMEGPGGYQFVGRTTQVWNRFRRGGLFTQDPWALRFFDRIEWYPVSAEELLELRAETDAGRGHVETEEGEFSLAEHEAFLAAHADSIAAFRAQQSAAFEAEKDRWRASGEFDVRPEPAPTVAAGPVDLPAGAVGVEAPFAATVWQVSAAAGSSVGDGDRVLALEAMKMETAVTAPVEGELLEVYVKPGEAVTAGQVLFSVRPLEGAPA, encoded by the coding sequence GTGACCTTCGACACCCTGCTCGTCGCCAACCGCGGCGAGATCGCCCGACGCGTCCTGCGCTCGGCGCGGGAGCTCGGCCTGCGCACGGTGGCCGTGTACTCCGACGCCGACCGCGCCGCCCCGCACGTCCGTGAGGCCGACACCGCGGTCCGGCTCGGGCCCGCGCCCGCCCGCGAGTCGTACCTGCGCACCGACGCCCTCCTCGAGGCCGCCCTGGCCACGGGTGCGGGCGCCGTGCACCCCGGCTACGGGTTCCTCTCCGAGAACGTCGAGTTCGCCCGCGCCTGCGAGGCCGCGGGGATCGCCTTCGTCGGCCCCACGCCCGAGCAGATCACCGCGTTCGGCAGCAAGCACACCGCCCGCGAGCTCGCCGCCCGCGCCGACGTCCCGCTGCTGGCCGGCACGGGGCTGCTCGCCTCCGCCGACGAGGCCGTCGCCGCGGCCGAAGCCGTCGGCCTGCCCGTCATGCTCAAGGCGACCGGCGGGGGCGGCGGCATCGGGATGCAGGCGTGCGCGACGGTCGCGGAGGTCCGCGAGGCGTACGACCGCGTGGTGCGGTTGGCATCGGCGAACTTCGGCTCGGCGGGGGTGTTCCTCGAACGCCTCGTCCGCCCCGCCCGGCACGTCGAGGTGCAGGTGTTCGGGGACGGCCGCGGTGGCGTCGCCGTCATCGGCGACCGCGACTGCTCCCTGCAGCGCCGCAACCAGAAGGTCGTCGAGGAGGCTCCGGCACCCGCCCTGCCGGACCACGTCCGACGCCGCATCGCCGGCACGGCCGCGGACCTCATGGCCTCCGTGCGGTACCGGTCGGCCGGCACCGTCGAGTTCGTCTACGACCCCCTCCGCGAGGAGGCGGCGTTCCTCGAGGTGAACACCCGCCTCCAGGTCGAGCACCCCGTCACCGAGCTCGCCTACGGCGTGGACCTCGTCGAGCTCATGCTGCGCCTGGCCCGCGACGGCGCCGACGACCCCGTCGTCCGCGACGCCCTCGACCGGGACTGGCGGGCGAGCGGTGTCGCCGTCGAGGCCCGCGTGTACGCCGAGGACCCCGCCAAGCAGGACGCCCCCTGCCCCGGACTCGTGACGAACGCGCAGTTCCCGCAGCTGTCCGGCGTGCGCGTCGACGGCTGGGTCGAGACGGGCACCGAGGTGACCCCGTTCTACGACCCGCTGCTGGCGAAGGTCATCGCGTCCGCACCCGGTCGTGACGCCGCGCTCGACCTGCTCGGCGAGGCGCTCACCGCCTCCCGCGTCGACGGCGTCGTCACCAACCTGGGTCTGCTGCGCTCGCTCGTGGCCGACCTGCCCCTGCGCTCGGCCACCCACTCCACCTCCACGCTCGACGTCGGCCCGTCGGTGGGCATCGACGCGGGGCGCGACCCGGACCCGCGCATCGACGTCCTCGCCCCCGGGGCCATGACGACCGTGCAGGACCTTCCCGGCCGCCTCGGGTACTGGCAGGTCGGCGTGCCGCCGTCGGGTCCGATGGACCCCCTGTCGCTGCGCGAGGCCAACCTCGCCGTCGGGAACCCGCCCACGGCGCCCGGCCTCGAGATCACCGCGACCGGCCCGACGCTGCAGTTCTCGACAGAGGCCGTCGTCTGCGTCACCGGCGCGCCCGCGACCGTCACGGTCGACGGCGTCGAGGTGCCGCAGTGGGAACCCGTGGAGGTGCCCGCCGGTGGAGTCCTGGCGATCGGCACCGCGACCGGACCGGGTCTGCGGCTCGCCCTCGCCGTCCGCGGCGGGATCGACGTGCCGCTCTACCTCGGCAGTGCCTCGACGTTCACCCTCGGCGGGTTCGGCGGCCACGGCGGCCGGGCGCTGCAGGCCGGGGACGTGCTGCGCCCCGGGGCACCCGAGGGGGAGGGGTTCAGCACGATCCCCGGCCCCGTCCCGGTCGAGCGCCGGCCCGAGTACACCCACGACTGGCTGGTCGCCGTCACCGAGGGCCCGCACGGCGCCCCGGACTTCTTCACCCGCGCCGACCTCGACGAGTTTTACGCGACCGACTACGAGGTCCACCTGAACTCCGCCCGCACCGGTGTCCGGCTCGACGGACCGCGCCCGCGCTGGGCCCGCACCGACGGCGGCGAGGCCGGGTTGCACCCCTCGAACATCCACGACACCCCGTACGCCGTGGGGGCCGTCGACTTCACGGGGGACACCCCGATCCTGCTCGGACCCGACGGCCCCTCCCTCGGGGGTTTCGTCTGCCCCGCCGTCGTGACCTCGGGCGACCTCTGGAAGCTGGGCCAGCTGCGGCCCGGCGACCGCGTCCGCTTCGTCCCGGTGCGCGAGGAGGTCGCGGCCGCACCTCGCCTGCGGCGCGCCGACCTCGCCACGTCCTCGGTGGGCGACGGCGACGACGGGGTCCTCGCCCGTGTACCGGCGACGGCCACCCGCCCCGCCGCCACGTACCGCCGCGACGGCGACGACAACCTCCTCGTCGAGTTCGGCGACATGGTCCTCGAGCTCGGGCTGCGGATGCGCGTGCACGCCCTCATGCGGGCGCTGGAGGAGCACCGCCCGGCGGGAATCCTCGACATCACACCCGGCATCCGTTCCCTGCAGGTGCACACCGACGCGAGCGTCCTGCGCGCCTCCCGGCTCGTCGGCCTGCTCCGCGAGCTGGACGACGCGCTGCCCCCGACGAGCGACCTCGTCGTGCCCTCGCGGCGCGTGCGGTTGCCGCTGTCCTGGGACGACCCGGCGACCCACCTGGCCATCGAGCGGTACATGGCCGGGGTCCGCGACGACGCCCCGTGGACCCCGTCGAACATCGAGTTCATCCGCCGCGTCAACGGCCTCGCCTCCGTCGACGACGTGTTCCGGACCGTCTTCGACGCCAGCTACCTCGTCCTCGGCCTGGGCGACGTCTACCTCGGCGCGCCCGTCGCGACGCCCCTCGACCCGCGGCACCGCCTCGTCACCACGAAGTACAACCCGGCCCGGACGTGGACGGCGGAGAACTCCGTCGGCATCGGTGGTGCGTACCTGTGCATCTACGGCATGGAGGGGCCCGGCGGGTACCAGTTCGTGGGCCGTACGACCCAGGTGTGGAACCGCTTCCGCCGCGGTGGGTTGTTCACGCAGGACCCGTGGGCGCTGCGGTTCTTCGACCGGATCGAGTGGTACCCCGTCTCGGCCGAGGAACTCCTCGAACTCCGCGCCGAGACCGACGCCGGCCGCGGTCACGTCGAGACCGAGGAGGGGGAATTCTCCCTCGCAGAGCACGAGGCGTTCCTCGCCGCCCACGCCGACTCGATCGCGGCGTTCCGCGCGCAGCAGTCCGCCGCGTTCGAGGCGGAGAAGGACCGGTGGCGGGCGTCGGGGGAGTTCGACGTCCGGCCCGAACCCGCCCCGACCGTCGCGGCCGGCCCCGTCGACCTGCCCGCCGGTGCGGTCGGCGTCGAGGCCCCGTTCGCCGCGACCGTCTGGCAGGTGTCCGCGGCCGCCGGGTCCTCGGTCGGCGACGGGGACCGCGTGCTGGCGCTGGAGGCGATGAAGATGGAGACGGCCGTGACCGCGCCCGTCGAGGGGGAACTGCTCGAGGTGTACGTGAAACCCGGTGAGGCCGTCACCGCCGGCCAGGTGCTGTTCTCCGTGCGCCCCCTGGAAGGAGCCCCGGCGTGA
- a CDS encoding urea amidolyase associated protein UAAP2, with amino-acid sequence MSTDQSTLDWGSPLVTGDVVLDERVAPRAPWSAVVRAGHVLTIVDVGGNQSADCLLFSDADRSERYSVPDTLAWQGNAYVRTGTVLRSQYGAPLATVVANEVERQDTIGGACGKESNTLRYGHHTMHQHGCRENFLAEGARHGLSARDLVSNLNWFMNVPVEPDGSLGIVDGMSGPGKRVAFRAEVDLLVVVSNCPQVNNPCNDFDPTPLRMLVTAPAGGPR; translated from the coding sequence GTGAGCACCGACCAGAGCACGCTCGACTGGGGTTCCCCGCTCGTGACCGGCGACGTCGTCCTCGACGAGCGCGTCGCACCCCGGGCCCCCTGGTCGGCCGTCGTCCGCGCCGGGCACGTCCTGACCATCGTCGACGTGGGCGGCAACCAGTCCGCGGACTGCCTGCTGTTCTCCGACGCCGACCGCAGCGAGCGGTACAGCGTGCCGGACACCCTGGCGTGGCAGGGCAACGCGTACGTCCGCACGGGCACGGTGCTGCGCAGCCAGTACGGCGCCCCCCTCGCGACCGTCGTGGCCAACGAGGTCGAACGCCAGGACACCATCGGCGGCGCCTGCGGCAAGGAGTCGAACACCCTGCGGTACGGCCACCACACCATGCACCAGCACGGGTGCCGGGAGAACTTCCTCGCCGAGGGCGCCCGGCACGGCCTGTCCGCCCGCGACCTCGTGTCCAACCTCAACTGGTTCATGAACGTCCCCGTGGAACCCGACGGTTCCCTCGGGATCGTCGACGGCATGTCCGGCCCCGGCAAGCGCGTCGCGTTCCGCGCCGAGGTCGACCTGCTCGTCGTCGTCTCGAACTGCCCGCAGGTCAACAACCCCTGCAACGACTTCGACCCCACGCCGCTGCGCATGCTCGTGACCGCCCCCGCGGGAGGACCCCGGTGA